The Montipora capricornis isolate CH-2021 chromosome 3, ASM3666992v2, whole genome shotgun sequence genome window below encodes:
- the LOC138043234 gene encoding uncharacterized protein, which produces MGFPLGPLLGNAFMCSIEETLESEGKMHTYYKRFVDNTLTIMPSKTSADNFLDILNQCHSSIKFTMETESNSMLPFLGTQLLNKHTRVETKVYVKPTNTGLLLHYKSHVDDRYKRGLLKTMLDRAYRLSSNWHYFSEECDRLKLVFSRLKFPDNLVNSTISRFVAIRASDQPVSSPAVSDRLDPIRVVLPFKDQASADMVRTQLKDLSHKIQTTVQPVFGSQKIERDLKLREAKPPIVNQQCLVYKFQCDLCDAGYVGFTRRHLHQRVEEHKNSSSSIGKHFLDKHSLAPKDLTKNFSVLMKCTNKFDCLVYEMFFIHELRPTLNVQSDSIRAKVFN; this is translated from the coding sequence ATGGGCTTCCCCCTTGGTCCTCTGTTAGGCAACGCTTTTATGTGCAGCATTGAAGAAACCCTGGAGAGTGAAGGCAAGATGCACACGTATTACAAGAGATTTGTCGACAACACTTTGACCATTATGCCAAGCAAAACATCAGCAGACAATTTCCTTGACATTTTAAACCAGTGCCATTCCTCTATTAAGTTCACCATGGAGACGGAGAGTAATAGCATGCTTCCTTTTTTGGGCACCCAGCTGCTCAATAAACACACACGTGTTGAGACTAAGGTGTACGTTAAACCGACAAATACAGGCCTCCTTCTACATTATAAGAGCCATGTGGATGACCGATACAAACGTGGATTATTAAAAACTATGCTTGATCGTGCATATCGACTTTCATCCAATTGGCATTATTTCTCTGAAGAATGCGATCGACTGAAATTAGTGTTTTCTCGACTAAAATTTCCTGACAATCTTGTTAACTCTACCATTTCACGGTTTGTTGCCATCAGAGCATCTGATCAACCTGTTTCTTCACCTGCTGTCAGCGATCGATTGGACCCCATTCGTGTTGTCCTACCGTTTAAGGATCAGGCATCAGCTGATATGGTTCGCACCCAACTTAAAGATTTAAGTCACAAGATTCAGACGACCGTACAACCTGTATTTGGTAGCCAGAAGATTGAACGAGACCTCAAATTGCGAGAAGCTAAGCCACCGATTGTGAACCAACAGTGCCTTgtttataaatttcaatgtgacctgtgcgatgcaggttatgttggttTCACACGCCGTCATCTACACCAACGTGTTGAAGAACACAAAAATTCTTCTTCGTCAATTGGCAAGCATTTTCTCGACAAACATTCTTTGGCTCCTAAGGATCTTACAAAGAACTTTAGTGTCTTAATGAAgtgcacgaacaaatttgactgcctcgtcTATGAGATGTTTTTTATTCACGAACTGAGACCTACTCTCAATGTACAATCTGACTCAATTCGTGCTAAGgtttttaattag